One segment of Candidatus Obscuribacterales bacterium DNA contains the following:
- a CDS encoding SLC13 family permease: SGFGNSATITVMAMFILSAGIARTGVIQVVRSWLIDWGGQRISQQIFVMGMIVGPITAFINNTAVVAVFLPIVEDWCKVQGRSPSKLLIPLSYATVMGGMLTLIGTSTNVLASGISAQLGYGEFSLFQFSILGIIVFSIGMAYLSLVAPNLLPARKPPRGEFLGRDYELNDYVSEVVVSARSSLIGQTLRASQLQRKVDIDVLEIIRENTHFPQPLADKVLAAGDILIVRGSREDLLGIREERGLDILPEVQFGGESLASEISSGEEQVAEVLILSNSRLSGATLKEIRFRQRYNTTVLAIRRGEDVLRKRLGRVPLRFGDVLLVQGPRDSILGLQTTRELLVLEQRDIENLRADKAWISVAIVLSVIVLSAFNVAPIMVTALAGVVAMVLTGCLKPGEIYGAVRWDIIFLLAGLIPLGIAMQKSGTTEWIAQGLLALGGNLPGYWILFLFYVATSLLTEILSNNASVVLMLPIAVEVARALSLNPFAFMFAVTFAASNSYMTPIGYQTNTMVYGPGGYRFLDFTRVGAPLSLIFSIVTPLLIVLIYGL, from the coding sequence TCAGGATTTGGCAACTCAGCCACCATCACCGTCATGGCCATGTTTATCCTCAGTGCTGGCATTGCTCGCACAGGGGTGATCCAAGTCGTGCGGAGTTGGCTGATTGACTGGGGCGGTCAACGCATTTCCCAACAAATCTTCGTCATGGGCATGATTGTGGGGCCGATTACAGCCTTCATCAATAACACTGCCGTCGTCGCCGTGTTCCTGCCGATTGTGGAAGACTGGTGCAAGGTTCAAGGGCGATCGCCCTCCAAGCTGCTGATTCCCCTTTCCTACGCCACGGTTATGGGAGGCATGCTCACTCTCATTGGCACCTCCACCAACGTCCTGGCCAGCGGGATATCGGCTCAACTGGGCTACGGCGAGTTTTCTCTCTTTCAGTTCAGCATCCTGGGGATCATTGTCTTCAGCATTGGTATGGCATACCTATCCCTTGTAGCCCCCAACCTCCTGCCTGCCCGCAAACCACCCCGTGGTGAATTTCTCGGACGCGATTATGAGCTGAATGATTACGTCAGTGAAGTGGTCGTCTCTGCCCGATCTAGCCTGATTGGCCAAACCCTACGTGCTAGCCAACTGCAGCGCAAAGTTGATATTGATGTTCTAGAAATCATTCGCGAAAATACCCACTTTCCCCAACCCCTTGCAGACAAAGTGCTCGCTGCAGGGGATATTTTAATCGTGCGGGGCAGTCGAGAAGATTTACTGGGTATCCGGGAAGAGCGGGGGCTCGATATCTTGCCCGAAGTGCAGTTTGGCGGCGAGAGCTTAGCCTCTGAAATTAGCTCTGGGGAAGAACAGGTTGCGGAAGTCTTGATCCTCTCCAATTCTCGACTCAGCGGCGCAACCCTCAAGGAAATCCGGTTTCGCCAACGCTACAACACCACCGTGCTCGCCATTCGTCGTGGAGAAGACGTGTTGCGCAAGCGGCTAGGGCGAGTGCCCCTGCGCTTCGGCGACGTGCTGTTGGTGCAAGGGCCAAGGGATAGCATCCTCGGTCTGCAGACCACGCGGGAGCTGCTGGTGCTAGAGCAGCGGGATATTGAAAACCTGCGAGCCGACAAAGCCTGGATCTCCGTAGCCATTGTTTTGTCGGTCATCGTGCTGTCAGCCTTCAATGTTGCACCGATTATGGTCACGGCCTTAGCTGGCGTGGTGGCCATGGTGCTCACAGGCTGCCTGAAACCTGGTGAGATCTACGGTGCCGTTCGTTGGGACATTATCTTTCTGCTAGCGGGCTTGATCCCCTTAGGCATTGCCATGCAAAAGTCAGGCACTACGGAATGGATCGCCCAAGGACTCCTAGCCCTCGGAGGCAATTTGCCTGGATACTGGATTCTTTTTCTCTTCTATGTGGCCACATCGTTGCTGACGGAAATCCTGTCTAATAATGCCTCCGTGGTGCTCATGCTGCCGATCGCCGTAGAGGTAGCTCGCGCCCTGAGTCTCAATCCCTTTGCCTTCATGTTTGCCGTCACCTTTGCCGCATCCAATAGCTACATGACCCCAATTGGCTATCAAACCAATACCATGGTCTACGGGCCAGGGGGCTATCGTTTCCTAGACTTTACCCGCGTGGGAGCACCGCTTAGTCTCATTTTCTCTATTGTGACGCCGCTGCTGAT